The Carassius gibelio isolate Cgi1373 ecotype wild population from Czech Republic chromosome B9, carGib1.2-hapl.c, whole genome shotgun sequence genome includes a region encoding these proteins:
- the gpr156 gene encoding probable G-protein coupled receptor 156 encodes MELRPVMEAGLNCSSHCESGVCFIYPGVNLQQGWDVLQRLCALAAWGVDAQSPSLSPALRAVVWTLLSCGILLSLFFLIFTLRFKNNRIVKMSSPNLNVLTLCGSVLTYSSGFLFAVEERALLSGAGSRAVLQARMWTLCIGSSLVFGPILGKTWRLYRVFTQRVPDKRVIIRDIQLMGLVALLVLVDVVVLAAWGLTDPIKCSNSISAMVKVVERDAFYSLSQLDSCSSLYSDLWVILLSVLKGSLLLYGTYLAGLTSNVSLPPVNQSMTIIGAVCLVTMSSAVAVPVSLYLYAWPNVVYSVVSGAIFICTMAINCLLFVPQLTQWRQFEEETNSHPGQMAKYFSSPSKTTHSMYSEDEVYYLLGENDSMKRLINEKNAVIDSLQEQVNNAKDKLLKLMTASHPLDEVEMDSSNTNLNSTSTQTTVVSPDSPTLMKYSEVAPTRVLSPPPYVPPPPLHAHITSQQTSPEGAVASEVPLSSPSHLRYSPPQDVSSNEVSRAVSLNESTEDAVPTMNNRRNSGLGKEISEKPLDVSVDQDYSAQGSSPLGPARCSLPQVESPVPSASVELPVMSPTGRLGFVTNEQLEEILQDLSVDAVSSSVKSRDLNPGELNTALSPRSPLQYFFPIVSPYLMRKRRPPFHSSRGGPPPYYFPGSVPPGRRRASSLTDQEKWRTDGSQRPDLWHEGRRRRRDEKAQARRGSGQESWECSSHKCSIMPFTGQVPQPASAGLIEGVKNSEEPYDYSDSDSSSSEDYSYYQRPYCGACHHPYDSTDSLTSGTSDSEDEDFYHSAHPVVNFKVDVKPTFV; translated from the exons ATGGAGCTCAGGCCAGTGATGGAGGCAGGACTGAACTGCAGCTCTCACTGTGAGTCTGGCGTCTGCTTCATCTACCCCGGAGTGAACCTCCAGCAGGGCTGGGACGTCCTGCAGAGACTGTGCGCGCTCGCAGCG TGGGGTGTGGATGCACAGAGTCCATCGCTGTCTCCTGCTCTCCGTGCTGTAGTCTGGACGCTGCTCTCTTGTGGGATTCTGCTTTCGCTCTTCTTCCTCATTTTCACGCTGCGCTTCAAAAACAACAG GATAGTGAAGATGTCCAGTCCCAATCTGaatgtgctgactctgtgtggaAGTGTACTCACATACAGCAGCGGCTTCTTATTCGCCGTGGAGGAGAGAGCGCTGCTATCAGGAGCAGGGTCCAGGGCTGTCTTACag GCGCGGATGTGGACTCTGTGTATCGGCAGCTCTCTGGTGTTCGGCCCCATTCTTGGGAAAACATGGCGGCTCTACAGAGTGTTCACTCAGCGTGTGCCCGACAAGAGAGTG ATCATTAGAGACATCCAGCTGATGGGTTTGGTTGCTCTGCTTGTCCTAGTTGATGTAGTTGTTCTAGCAGCATGGGGTCTGACGGATCCGATCAAGTGCTCAAACTCTATCAGTGCTATGGTGAAG GTTGTAGAAAGGGATGCGTTCTACTCTCTGTCCCAGTTGGACTCCTGTTCTTCTCTCTACTCGGACCTGTGGGTAATCTTGCTCTCTGTGCTTAAG GGCAGTCTCCTCCTGTATGGCACATATCTTGCCGGCCTGACAAGCAATGTGAGCTTACCTCCAGTAAACCAGTCTATGACCATCATAGGTGCTGTCTGTCTGGTCACCATGTCGAGCGCTGTGGCCGTACCTGTGTCTCTTTACCTGTACGCCTGGCCCAATGTGGTCTACAGTGTAGTGTCTGGAGCCATCTTCATCTGCACAATGGCCATCAATTGTCTACTGTTTGTTCCTCAA CTGACCCAGTGGAGACAGTTTGAAGAGGAGACAAACTCTCACCCCGGTCAAATGGCCAAATACTTCAGTAGTCCCAGCAAGACCACACACTCCATGTACAGTGAGGATGAGGTCTATTATCTACTTGGAGAAAATGACTCCATGAAAAGACTCATCAATGAG AAGAATGCCGTTATTGATAGCCTACAGGAACAAGTGAACAATGCCAAGGACAAGCTGCTCAAACTGATGACTGCTAGCCACCCCTTGGATGAAGTAGAAATGGACTCCTCCAACACGAACCTCAACTCCACCTCCACCCAAACCACAGTGGTATCTCCTGATTCTCCAACACTAATGAAGTATTCAGAAGTTGCTCCCAccagagttctctctccacctcccTATGTACCTCCTCCACCGCTTCATGCTCACATTACCTCACAGCAAACATCCCCTGAAGGTGCAGTAGCTTCAGAAGTTCCTCTGTCTTCACCATCACACCTGAGGTATTCACCTCCTCAAGATGTCTCTTCTAATGAGGTCTCTCGGGCTGTAAGTCTGAATGAAAGCACAGAAGATGCAGTTCCAACCATGAACAATCGTAGAAACTCAGGTCTTGGAAAAGAAATTTCGGAGAAGCCACTAGATGTGTCTGTAGATCAAGACTATTCAGCCCAGGGTTCCTCTCCACTAGGTCCCGCTCGATGTAGTTTACCTCAGGTAGAGTCTCCAGTGCCATCGGCCTCCGTTGAGCTTCCTGTCATGTCACCAACAGGACGACTGGGTTTTGTAACCAATGAGCAGCTAGAGGAGATCTTGCAGGACCTGAGTGTGGATGCCGTAAGCAGCTCCGTCAAATCACGCGACCTCAATCCGGGTGAACTGAACACGGCACTTTCACCCCGATCTCCTCTACAATACTTCTTCCCCATCGTCTCACCCTATCTCATGCGTAAACGCAGACCTCCTTTTCACTCCTCGAGAGGTGGACCTCCTCCGTACTATTTTCCAGGCTCGGTTCCTCCAGGGCGCAGAAGGGCATCATCACTAACGGACCAAGAAAAGTGGAGGACCGATGGCTCTCAAAGACCTGACTTGTGGCATGAgggaaggaggaggagaagggATGAAAAGGCACAGGCACGACGTGGCTCGGGACAGGAGAGTTGGGAATGTTCTTCTCACAAATGCTCCATAATGCCTTTCACGGGACAGGTTCCTCAGCCTGCCTCTGCTGGACTGATAGAGGGGGTAAAAAACTCAGAGGAGCCATATGACTACTCAGACTCTGACTCCAGCAGCTCAGAGGACTACTCTTACTACCAGCGGCCCTACTGCGGGGCCTGTCATCATCCCTACGACTCTACAGACAGCCTCACCTCAGGGACCTCTGACAGCGAGGATGAGGACTTCTACCACTCAGCACATCCGGTTGTGAACTTTAAAGTGGACGTTAAACCAACCTTTGTCTGA